Proteins from a genomic interval of Treponema brennaborense DSM 12168:
- a CDS encoding YncE family protein, translating to MKIKHGARLTALIAALAVLTVQISAQTLSVTKSAVLPCGKQPKQVLFTPDGKAVVLPLLDDTGFEVITLPAAGEPAQTETPASRSVVRPPRAERKGFAEGLFVPEKGAFFISQMTTGYVYEYAYPGFTLRREIPVGGEWCKFIAWDGTRQRLAVSNWISNTVSIIDYESGKTVKTVRTAAAPRGLAFTENGNTLIVTCFDGGVVQKIHVESGTETARIGVPKSAMRHIAVTADETRAYVSDMYHAAVYEIDLAAFTVTDTYRVFNNPNTICLYKDRYLFVSSRGPNDPVDYTRRSPENGKITVIDTAAKTVLAAIDGGNQPTGLSVAPDGSSFCFSNFQDANVELYRIRFAE from the coding sequence ATGAAAATAAAACACGGAGCCCGACTGACGGCGCTCATCGCCGCACTTGCCGTATTAACGGTGCAAATATCGGCTCAGACACTGTCGGTCACCAAAAGCGCGGTACTGCCGTGCGGAAAACAGCCCAAACAGGTTCTCTTTACGCCGGACGGCAAAGCCGTCGTGCTGCCGCTGCTCGACGATACGGGCTTTGAAGTCATAACGCTCCCCGCTGCCGGCGAACCGGCACAAACCGAAACGCCGGCGAGTCGAAGCGTCGTCCGTCCGCCGCGCGCCGAACGGAAAGGCTTTGCCGAAGGCTTATTCGTTCCCGAAAAAGGCGCCTTTTTCATATCGCAAATGACCACCGGTTACGTGTACGAATACGCATATCCCGGATTTACGTTACGCCGTGAAATTCCGGTCGGCGGCGAATGGTGCAAGTTTATCGCCTGGGACGGAACGCGGCAAAGACTCGCCGTATCCAATTGGATTTCAAACACGGTTTCGATTATCGATTACGAAAGCGGTAAAACCGTTAAAACCGTGCGCACCGCCGCAGCCCCGCGCGGCCTCGCCTTTACCGAAAACGGAAACACACTCATCGTAACCTGCTTCGACGGCGGCGTCGTTCAGAAGATTCACGTTGAATCCGGTACCGAAACCGCCCGGATCGGCGTACCCAAATCTGCCATGCGCCACATTGCCGTAACCGCAGACGAAACGCGCGCGTACGTCAGCGATATGTACCACGCGGCGGTTTACGAGATAGACCTCGCGGCGTTCACCGTAACGGACACGTACCGCGTGTTCAACAATCCCAATACGATCTGCCTGTATAAAGATCGCTACCTGTTCGTGTCTTCACGCGGTCCCAACGATCCGGTCGATTACACCAGACGCAGCCCCGAAAACGGTAAAATCACCGTGATCGACACGGCCGCCAAGACGGTGCTCGCAGCGATAGACGGCGGCAACCAGCCGACCGGCTTGAGCGTCGCACCCGACGGCAGTTCGTTCTGTTTTTCAAACTTTCAGGACGCAAACGTCGAATTATACCGCATACGGTTTGCCGAATAA